From a single Pseudophryne corroboree isolate aPseCor3 chromosome 6, aPseCor3.hap2, whole genome shotgun sequence genomic region:
- the LOC134934606 gene encoding uncharacterized protein LOC134934606, producing the protein MVKAMSPSSKGEIEEIQEIAFQNAIDSLMYASIGTRPDITHAVSQASQFTINPGRQHWIKRILRYLKGTSSLKLRFTRSTDTSLKVFCDAEWGSDEDDRCSYTRYLFALAGAAVNWASRKQPTDALSTTEAEYMRSQTLQKKSFG; encoded by the coding sequence atggtcaaggccatgtcaccaagtagcaagggggagatagaggaaataCAAGAAATCGCTTTTCAAAATGCAATTgatagtttgatgtatgcaagtattgggacacgacctgacatcacacatgcagtgagtcaggCAAGCCAGTTCACAAtcaatcctgggagacaacactggataaagagaatactaaggtacctaaaaggtacaagttcactaaagctgagatttacaagatcaacagataccagcttaaaagtattctgtgatgccgaatggggatcagatgaggatgatagatgTTCTTATACTagatacctgtttgcactggcaggtgcagccgtcaactgggcaagtaggaaacaacccacagatgctctttctacaacagaggcagagtacatgcgCTCACAGACACTCCAAAAGAAGAGCTTTGGATAA